A segment of the Luteolibacter rhizosphaerae genome:
CACCATCGAGTCGGTTGAACCCGGCACGCTGGATACCGAAGCTTTGGTCCGACCATCGGTCGATTTCACGGATCTGGGCACGGTATTCCTCCTTCCGCTGCCATGATCTGATGCCGTGATCCGTTACTCCCTCAGCATACTCCTGATGATCCTGTTCGCCCTTGTGGCGCAGCAGTTCATCCCTGCGCTGACCGGGGTCTACAACTCGCGCTTGCTGCTGGTCACGCTGGTCTTCCTCTGCGCTTCGGTCACGGTCGGACCGCCGGTGATGCTGGCGCTGGCTTTCATCTGCGGATTCCTTTGGGACGCACAGGGAGCGCTAGGTCCGGCGGGGGGGGATCCGGAGGTCTACAAGTATCCCGCGGAATCCTTGCGCTTCGGCTACTCGATCGTGCTCTACGGTCTGATCGGCTACCTGATGCAGGGCATCCAGCCCCTGTTCCGCCAGGGCAAGTGGCAATTCTCGACCTTCCTCGTGGGGGTCTCGATCTTCATCTATCTGGTCGCGGAATTCCTCATCATCAATTTCGTCCGCGGGGATTTCCGTTTCCCCCGCGCGACCCTGTTCCAGATCGTATTCACCTCGGTGCTCACGATGCTGTTCTCGCCCGTCGTGTTCTGGATCCTGTTCCAGATCGCGGAGAAGTTCGGGTATGAGATCAGGTTCGAGGGCTTGAAAAAGAAACCGCGTCGTCGACGCACTTTGGCATGATCATCGAACCTCGTTATCGTCTCCGGGTTTACCTGCTTACCGCGCTTGTGTTGGGCGGCTTCGGGGTCCTTCTCGGTCGTCTTTACGAGTTCCAGATCGAGAAGCGCGAGGAGTTCCAGAAGGACGTCCCCGGCCCTCGCCAGATCACGGTCCGCGAACCCGGTGTCCGCGGCATCATCAAGGACCGCCACGGGGTCGAGTTGGCGCGAAACAAGCGCAAGTATGAGGTCTCGTTCAATCTCCAGGAAATCCACGACGCCTATCGTCTGCAGCAGAGCGACGGCCCGGTGGTGGAGGTGGCCGCTTGGGAAAAAGGGATGAAGCGCACCCGCAAGGAAGCGGACATCCTGACCATCGTGAAGAAGCGGATCATCCCCCCGCTCCAGGATCTGGGTCTCGCGAAGGACTTCAACTCCAAGGCCCTCGTCAGCCACTACAAGACCCACGGCGGACTTGTACCTTTCACCTACACCACGGACATCGACTACGAGCAGTTCGCGCGCTTCGCGGAACACTCGCTCGAGCTGCCCGGCGTTTACCTCAATGTCCGCCCGCAGCGGGAATATCCCTACAAGGCGCTCTCTTGCCACACGCTCGGCTATCTCCGCCAGTGGGCGAAGGGCGACATTCCCGAAGACGCCTACAACAAGTTCGGCTATCAGTATGTGGGCGATGATGTCGGCGTGGCCGGCGTCGAAGCGACCCTCGACGACATGCTGCGCGGGGTGACTGCCGACAATCCGGACGGTGCCGAGGGCTGGAAGACCATCGTCAAGAACGAGAAGGGCAAGATCATCGGGGAGCTTGTCGATGCCCAGGAGCCCGGGACCGGCGCCGAGGTGACCCTGACCATCGATGCCGAGGTCCAGTACCTCCTTTCAAATGTCCTCCGGCGTGCCGGCGTCGCTTCCGGCGTGGTGATGGACGTCCGCACCGGCGAGATCCTGGCCATGGCCTCGATCCCCGACTACGACCCGAACGACTACGTTCCTAGTATCACGGTCGCCAAAAAGAAGGAATACGACGAGAACAAGCTCCACCCGATGATCGACCGCTCGATCAGCGCTTTCTCGCCGGGCTCGACCTTCAAGATCCCGACCGCCCTGGTCGGGGCGATCTACGGCAAGGCTACCAACAACTACAACTGCAGCGGTTCCGTGCGCTACGGCTCGATGGCCGTGCGCTGCTGGATCGCCAAGCAGAGCGGTGGCAGCCATGGCTCGCTTAGCCTGCCCGAGGCCATCCAGGTTTCCTGCAACCCTTACTTCATGCAGCTCGCGGGTTCGCTCGGCCCCACGAAGATGAACGAGGGCTTCAGGATGCTCGGCTTTGGCGAGAAGACCGGTGTCCCCTTGCCTGGCGAATACCCCGGCATGATCATCGGCAACCGCGCATGGCGCCGCAAGAACCCCAACGAAAAGGCTGAAGGCGTGAACATGGGCTTCGCCGCCATCGGCCAGGGCAACTCGCTCGCTACGCCGCTTCAGCTTTGCGCCATGATCTGCAGCGTCGCCAATGGCGGTCGCTACTATCACCCCCGCCTCGTGAAGAAAGCCGTCGACCAAAGAGGCAACGTGCTGGTCGAGGACGCTCCGCGGCTCAAGGTGGACTTGGTCAAGGAAGGCATCAAGGCCTCGGACATCGAGTTCATCCGCAAGGGCATGTGGAAGGCGGTCAACGAGCAACGCGGCACCGCCGGCCGAGTGAAGATCC
Coding sequences within it:
- a CDS encoding peptidoglycan D,D-transpeptidase FtsI family protein; the encoded protein is MIIEPRYRLRVYLLTALVLGGFGVLLGRLYEFQIEKREEFQKDVPGPRQITVREPGVRGIIKDRHGVELARNKRKYEVSFNLQEIHDAYRLQQSDGPVVEVAAWEKGMKRTRKEADILTIVKKRIIPPLQDLGLAKDFNSKALVSHYKTHGGLVPFTYTTDIDYEQFARFAEHSLELPGVYLNVRPQREYPYKALSCHTLGYLRQWAKGDIPEDAYNKFGYQYVGDDVGVAGVEATLDDMLRGVTADNPDGAEGWKTIVKNEKGKIIGELVDAQEPGTGAEVTLTIDAEVQYLLSNVLRRAGVASGVVMDVRTGEILAMASIPDYDPNDYVPSITVAKKKEYDENKLHPMIDRSISAFSPGSTFKIPTALVGAIYGKATNNYNCSGSVRYGSMAVRCWIAKQSGGSHGSLSLPEAIQVSCNPYFMQLAGSLGPTKMNEGFRMLGFGEKTGVPLPGEYPGMIIGNRAWRRKNPNEKAEGVNMGFAAIGQGNSLATPLQLCAMICSVANGGRYYHPRLVKKAVDQRGNVLVEDAPRLKVDLVKEGIKASDIEFIRKGMWKAVNEQRGTAGRVKIPGYEIAAKTGTAQAEMVGSYQRHNSWTMAFGPYEDPRYAVVIFVHDGKSGGKVCGPLVHLVMRGLFSRDEGMKLPLHPLDPVPGKLEAIDEIPLPEDVLAAIDVTQDDGETGDEAADAAAAAGIVPGNPENDQPAVAPSPTITLEADAEGTVAPRKKQEPAKRNR